From a region of the Bacillus alveayuensis genome:
- a CDS encoding Cof subfamily protein (haloacid dehalogenase superfamily) (product_source=TIGR00099; cath_funfam=3.40.50.1000; cog=COG0561; ko=KO:K07024; pfam=PF08282; superfamily=56784; tigrfam=TIGR00099), with translation MMQLVAIDLDGTLLSSQLTISTENLEAIREAQNQGNIVMICSGRAPENIFELLNDYNLSCPFAASNGTVVVIDGKEREIISMAKPEVLKTAQILESYQSPYKLYTNDGIWIPKSWYDNIQTSLKENEELKSRLTELEYRQLTEQPKETDSIHFFNHIQDVIDLHDLFVQKFFILQLHPQKREEMMEELKKLKGLTITTSGNDNIEVMDEKGNKGFGLNAVARHFNIPMNNTIAIGDNFNDVPMLEAAGLSVAMGNADPKVKEICDVVTKTNDEHGVAHIIRKYVLNK, from the coding sequence TTGATGCAATTAGTAGCCATTGATTTGGATGGAACATTGTTATCTTCTCAATTAACGATATCAACCGAAAATCTCGAAGCGATTCGCGAAGCACAAAATCAAGGAAATATTGTCATGATTTGTTCGGGGCGTGCACCTGAAAATATTTTTGAACTATTGAATGACTACAATCTTTCTTGTCCGTTTGCAGCAAGCAATGGAACAGTTGTTGTGATTGATGGGAAAGAACGGGAAATCATCTCAATGGCGAAACCGGAAGTGTTGAAAACGGCACAAATTTTGGAAAGCTATCAGTCACCTTATAAGCTTTATACAAATGATGGTATTTGGATACCTAAAAGCTGGTATGACAACATTCAGACATCTTTAAAAGAAAACGAAGAGCTTAAAAGCCGATTAACCGAATTGGAATACCGGCAATTAACGGAACAGCCAAAAGAAACGGACAGCATTCATTTTTTCAATCATATTCAAGACGTCATTGACCTTCATGATTTATTTGTACAAAAGTTCTTTATTTTGCAGCTTCATCCGCAGAAAAGAGAGGAAATGATGGAGGAATTGAAAAAACTTAAGGGGCTCACGATTACGACTTCTGGAAATGATAACATTGAAGTGATGGATGAAAAAGGGAATAAAGGATTTGGATTGAATGCGGTCGCCCGACATTTTAATATTCCAATGAACAATACGATTGCAATCGGCGACAATTTCAATGACGTACCAATGTTGGAGGCTGCTGGGCTTTCTGTCGCTATGGGCAATGCAGATCCTAAGGTGAAAGAAATATGTGATGTTGTGACGAAAACGAATGATGAGCACGGTGTCGCCCATATTATTCGCAAATATGTATTAAATAAATAG
- a CDS encoding uroporphyrinogen-III synthase (product_source=KO:K01719; cath_funfam=3.40.50.10090; cog=COG1587; ko=KO:K01719; pfam=PF02602; superfamily=69618): MGNLKGMRIAITGSRKSEEISTLIRKKGGEPVIRAIQETVKVAVSTLQEDLYKVVNNGIDWAVFTTGIGTTALFEAAEELGVLKQYLQVLQKAKIAVRGYKTVAALKKHDVNPDVVDDDGTNDGLLRALEGSEFENQQVLLQLHGEPIPKLSEWFKHRNGMVHEILPYKTIVPNRETVEQLLNEIVEKKLDAVAFTAAPQVRVLFRLAEKRGSLSKLVEAFQQEVVAAAVGKVTAGELREQGVHRLVVPQLERMGAMIVALDEYVKHNEQSNAVEK, translated from the coding sequence TTGGGAAATTTGAAAGGAATGCGAATCGCTATTACGGGTTCACGAAAAAGTGAAGAAATTTCTACTTTAATACGAAAAAAGGGAGGAGAGCCTGTCATAAGGGCTATTCAGGAAACGGTGAAGGTTGCTGTTTCAACATTGCAAGAAGATCTTTACAAAGTCGTGAATAATGGAATCGATTGGGCTGTGTTTACGACAGGAATTGGGACGACCGCTCTTTTTGAGGCTGCAGAAGAGCTTGGAGTTTTGAAGCAGTATTTACAAGTTTTACAAAAGGCCAAAATTGCTGTGCGTGGATATAAAACAGTGGCTGCCCTTAAAAAACATGATGTAAATCCAGACGTTGTCGATGATGACGGAACGAATGACGGGCTGCTTCGGGCGCTCGAAGGAAGCGAGTTTGAGAATCAACAAGTTTTATTGCAATTACATGGAGAACCGATTCCGAAATTGTCCGAATGGTTTAAACATCGCAATGGAATGGTCCATGAAATTTTGCCGTATAAAACGATTGTACCGAATCGAGAAACGGTCGAACAACTATTGAATGAAATTGTCGAGAAAAAGCTAGATGCTGTTGCTTTTACAGCAGCTCCGCAGGTTAGAGTTCTTTTTCGATTGGCTGAAAAGAGAGGGTCTTTATCAAAGCTGGTCGAAGCCTTTCAACAAGAAGTTGTGGCAGCAGCTGTTGGGAAAGTGACAGCTGGAGAACTGAGAGAACAAGGTGTACACCGACTGGTCGTTCCTCAATTAGAACGGATGGGGGCAATGATTGTCGCATTAGATGAATATGTAAAACATAATGAGCAGTCAAATGCTGTAGAAAAATAG
- a CDS encoding glutamine amidotransferase (product_source=KO:K02501; cath_funfam=3.40.50.880; cog=COG0118; ko=KO:K02501; pfam=PF00117; superfamily=52317; tigrfam=TIGR01855) has protein sequence MIAIVDYGMGNLYSVSKALERLGSDYFLSSRTDELKQADGFILPGVGSFKDAMQLLSEMGLDNFLIQETKNGKPLLGICLGMQLLFEESEENGLTKGLGLLSGKIKKIPSEQLKVPHMGWNKLTFHAEHDLLKGLKEDFVYFVHSYYAVTDQEEIVLASAEYGVKVPAVVGKHHILGTQFHPEKSGKLGMAILQNFLSIVDGKEQK, from the coding sequence ATGATTGCGATCGTTGACTATGGGATGGGCAATTTATATAGTGTGAGCAAAGCTTTGGAACGTTTAGGATCCGACTATTTTTTATCTAGTCGAACAGATGAATTAAAACAGGCTGATGGCTTTATTTTACCGGGAGTTGGCTCATTTAAAGATGCGATGCAGCTATTATCGGAAATGGGTCTTGATAATTTTTTAATACAAGAAACAAAGAACGGAAAACCGCTTCTCGGCATTTGTTTAGGTATGCAGCTATTGTTTGAAGAAAGTGAAGAAAACGGTTTAACAAAAGGGCTCGGCCTATTAAGCGGAAAAATAAAAAAGATTCCATCTGAGCAATTAAAGGTGCCGCACATGGGGTGGAACAAATTAACGTTTCATGCTGAACACGATTTATTAAAAGGGCTAAAAGAAGATTTTGTTTATTTTGTCCATTCTTATTATGCCGTTACGGATCAAGAGGAGATTGTTCTGGCAAGTGCTGAATACGGAGTAAAAGTACCGGCCGTTGTTGGAAAACATCATATTCTCGGTACACAATTCCACCCAGAGAAAAGTGGGAAGTTAGGAATGGCCATTTTACAAAATTTCTTATCCATTGTAGACGGGAAGGAGCAAAAGTAA
- a CDS encoding phosphoribosyl-ATP pyrophosphohydrolase/phosphoribosyl-AMP cyclohydrolase (product_source=KO:K11755; cath_funfam=1.10.287.1080; cog=COG0139,COG0140; ko=KO:K11755; pfam=PF01502,PF01503; superfamily=101386,141734; tigrfam=TIGR03188): MNIEDLKFDENGLIPAVVQDAISKEVLTVAYMNKESLLKTIETKETWFFSRSRQQLWHKGETSGNTQTVKAIRYDCDCDALVVFVEPKGPACHTGEYTCFHKDLIGDDNRTDSDRFDILNKLEQIIAKRDMERPEGSYTTYLFEKGVDKILKKVGEEAAEVIIAAKNQSHEELKWEAADLIFHLFVLLREQKLPLDVVLQVLKERYEK, encoded by the coding sequence ATGAACATAGAAGATTTAAAATTTGATGAAAACGGGCTCATCCCTGCTGTTGTTCAAGATGCCATCAGCAAAGAAGTATTAACAGTTGCTTATATGAATAAGGAATCTTTATTGAAAACAATTGAAACAAAGGAAACTTGGTTTTTCAGCCGTTCACGCCAGCAGCTATGGCATAAAGGAGAAACCTCTGGAAATACGCAAACAGTGAAAGCGATTCGCTATGACTGTGACTGTGATGCGCTTGTCGTATTCGTTGAGCCGAAAGGACCTGCCTGTCATACAGGAGAATATACTTGTTTTCACAAAGATTTAATAGGAGATGACAATCGTACGGATTCAGACAGATTTGATATTTTGAATAAGCTTGAACAAATCATCGCCAAAAGAGATATGGAACGGCCTGAAGGCTCTTATACGACCTATTTATTTGAAAAAGGGGTCGATAAAATATTAAAGAAAGTTGGAGAAGAGGCCGCAGAAGTGATTATCGCTGCGAAAAATCAAAGTCATGAAGAGTTAAAGTGGGAAGCTGCAGATTTGATTTTTCACTTATTCGTTTTACTAAGGGAGCAAAAGCTTCCGCTTGATGTCGTATTACAGGTGTTAAAGGAACGATATGAAAAGTAA
- a CDS encoding histidinol dehydrogenase (product_source=KO:K00013; cath_funfam=3.40.50.1980; cog=COG0141; ko=KO:K00013; pfam=PF00815; superfamily=53720; tigrfam=TIGR00069) → MKIIKVSDEKLSLRRTIESGTEKQQQAVKTIIEQVKALGDQAVLSYTKQFDGAELTSLKVTQDEIENAYEQLDDELISIIREAAKNIYNFHEKQKRNSWIDFDENGTMLGQKITPLDCVGVYVPGGTAAYPSSVLMNVMPAKVAGVQRIALTSPPNEKGELSPGVLVAANEAGVTEVYKAGGAQAIAALAYGTETITPVDKIVGPGNIYVALAKRAVFGLVDIDMIAGPSEIVILADDSARANEVAADLLSQAEHDPMATSILVTTSIVVAENVQREVKRQLQSLPRKNIAALSIEQYGKIYVTETMEQAVRIVNELAPEHLEILTEHPEECLAKIKHAGAIFLGRYSSEPVGDYFAGPNHVLPTNGTARFSSPLNVDDFVKKSSIISYSKEAFLANAEKITKLARYEGLEAHARAVESRLK, encoded by the coding sequence ATGAAGATCATCAAAGTTTCAGATGAAAAGCTTTCCTTAAGACGAACGATTGAATCTGGTACAGAAAAGCAGCAGCAAGCAGTTAAAACGATTATCGAACAAGTGAAGGCTTTAGGGGATCAAGCGGTTTTATCTTATACGAAACAGTTTGACGGTGCAGAATTGACATCGCTGAAGGTGACACAGGATGAAATCGAAAATGCATATGAGCAGCTTGATGATGAGTTGATATCCATTATTCGTGAAGCAGCAAAAAATATTTATAATTTCCATGAAAAACAAAAACGAAACTCTTGGATTGATTTTGATGAAAACGGCACAATGCTCGGACAAAAAATAACGCCGCTTGATTGTGTTGGCGTTTATGTTCCAGGGGGAACAGCAGCCTATCCTTCTTCTGTGTTAATGAATGTGATGCCAGCAAAGGTTGCGGGTGTTCAACGAATTGCCCTTACTTCACCTCCTAATGAAAAAGGTGAACTATCTCCAGGTGTGCTCGTGGCTGCAAATGAAGCAGGTGTTACGGAAGTTTATAAAGCAGGTGGGGCTCAAGCGATTGCGGCTCTTGCTTATGGGACGGAAACGATCACACCTGTTGATAAAATTGTTGGTCCTGGAAACATATATGTAGCTTTAGCGAAGCGAGCTGTATTTGGCCTTGTCGATATTGATATGATTGCTGGTCCGAGTGAAATCGTTATTTTAGCAGATGACTCGGCACGTGCAAATGAAGTAGCGGCCGATTTGCTTTCCCAGGCTGAGCATGATCCGATGGCCACTAGTATTCTTGTAACGACGTCTATAGTAGTAGCCGAAAATGTTCAAAGAGAAGTGAAAAGGCAGCTTCAAAGTCTTCCGAGAAAAAATATCGCCGCTTTATCTATTGAACAATACGGGAAAATATATGTAACAGAGACGATGGAGCAAGCGGTAAGAATTGTGAATGAGTTAGCTCCGGAGCATTTAGAAATATTAACTGAACACCCAGAGGAGTGCTTGGCCAAAATTAAGCATGCTGGGGCAATATTTTTAGGACGATATAGCTCAGAGCCAGTTGGTGATTATTTTGCTGGACCAAACCATGTCCTGCCGACAAATGGAACGGCTCGTTTTTCAAGCCCTTTAAATGTGGATGATTTTGTCAAAAAATCGAGCATTATTTCTTATAGTAAAGAGGCTTTTTTAGCTAATGCTGAAAAAATAACAAAACTGGCTCGATATGAAGGATTAGAAGCTCATGCGCGAGCCGTTGAATCGCGTTTGAAATAG
- a CDS encoding imidazoleglycerol-phosphate dehydratase (product_source=KO:K01693; cath_funfam=3.30.230.40; cog=COG0131; ko=KO:K01693; pfam=PF00475; superfamily=54211), producing the protein MERTAKILRKTNETDITLSLAIDGEGKSNLETGVPFLSHMLDLFTKHGHFNLEVLAKGDIEIDDHHTTEDIGICLGQALREALGDKKGIKRYGNAFVPMDEALAQVVVDLSNRPHFEMKGEFPGEKVGTFDTELVHEFLWKLALEARMNLHVIVHYGRNTHHMIEAVFKALGRALDEATMIDPRVKGIPSTKGML; encoded by the coding sequence ATGGAGAGAACAGCGAAGATTTTACGTAAAACAAATGAAACGGATATTACATTATCACTTGCCATAGATGGAGAAGGAAAATCAAATCTTGAAACGGGAGTCCCTTTTTTATCCCATATGCTTGATTTATTTACGAAGCATGGACACTTTAATTTAGAGGTTTTGGCAAAAGGAGATATTGAAATCGACGATCACCATACGACAGAGGATATTGGCATTTGTTTAGGACAAGCATTGCGAGAAGCTCTAGGCGATAAAAAAGGAATTAAGCGCTATGGTAATGCTTTTGTACCAATGGATGAAGCATTAGCACAAGTAGTTGTAGATTTAAGCAATCGCCCTCATTTTGAAATGAAGGGAGAATTTCCGGGAGAAAAAGTAGGTACTTTTGATACAGAGCTTGTTCATGAGTTTTTATGGAAGCTGGCTCTAGAAGCACGGATGAATTTACATGTCATTGTTCATTATGGGAGAAACACCCATCATATGATTGAAGCTGTTTTTAAAGCATTAGGAAGAGCACTTGATGAAGCGACGATGATTGACCCACGTGTGAAAGGGATTCCATCAACGAAAGGAATGTTGTAA
- a CDS encoding phosphoribosylformimino-5-aminoimidazole carboxamide ribotide isomerase (product_source=KO:K01814; cath_funfam=3.20.20.70; cog=COG0106; ko=KO:K01814; pfam=PF00977; superfamily=51366; tigrfam=TIGR00007): MGFTIYPAIDILGGKCVRLIQGDYNKETVYGNSPLEMAKRFVTEGAEWIHMVDLDGAKAGKRINHEHVIKAAKELNVKVQVGGGIRTEEDIQDYLDNGVSRVILGSAAISNRPFVEKMLSKYGNRIAIGIDAKNGYVSTEGWLQTSEVLAVELGKELAKSGAEIFIFTDIATDGMLSGPNIKAVQEMAKETGKSVIASGGVSSVDDLNALKVLEKDGVIGAIVGKAIYTGKIRLTDVLQEVKEA; this comes from the coding sequence ATGGGGTTTACGATTTATCCAGCAATCGATATTTTAGGTGGTAAATGCGTTCGCCTAATCCAAGGCGATTATAACAAAGAAACGGTGTATGGCAACTCCCCGCTTGAAATGGCAAAGCGTTTTGTCACAGAAGGTGCCGAATGGATTCATATGGTCGATTTAGATGGCGCTAAAGCTGGAAAGCGAATTAACCACGAGCATGTGATCAAAGCAGCAAAGGAATTAAATGTAAAGGTACAAGTTGGTGGGGGAATTCGGACGGAAGAAGATATTCAAGATTATTTGGACAACGGAGTTTCCCGTGTCATTTTAGGGAGCGCCGCCATTTCTAACCGTCCATTTGTGGAAAAAATGCTATCGAAGTATGGAAACCGGATTGCTATTGGAATCGACGCAAAAAATGGCTATGTTTCAACAGAAGGCTGGCTCCAAACTTCGGAAGTTCTTGCAGTGGAATTAGGAAAAGAGCTTGCGAAGAGCGGGGCAGAAATTTTTATTTTTACAGATATCGCAACAGATGGTATGCTTTCAGGACCTAACATCAAAGCCGTTCAGGAAATGGCAAAGGAAACGGGGAAATCCGTCATTGCTTCTGGGGGAGTCAGCTCTGTGGACGATCTCAATGCGCTAAAAGTACTAGAGAAAGATGGGGTCATTGGAGCCATTGTTGGCAAAGCGATTTATACTGGTAAAATTCGTTTAACGGATGTGCTTCAAGAGGTGAAAGAAGCATGA
- a CDS encoding ATP phosphoribosyltransferase (product_source=KO:K00765; cath_funfam=3.40.190.10; cog=COG0040; ko=KO:K00765; pfam=PF01634; superfamily=53850; tigrfam=TIGR00070) produces the protein MKSLLTIAMPKGRIFEEAAELLQKAGYVLPEELNESRKLILDVPNEHLRFILAKPMDVTTYVEHGVADVGIAGKDVMMEEERDVYEVLDLNISKCHLAVAGLPETKLNDIAPKVATKYPNVASKYFREQGEQVEIIKLNGSIELAPLIGLADRIVDIVSTGRTLRENGLVELEHIADITSRLIVNPVSYRMKDETIDTLVERLAKVVEEEQE, from the coding sequence ATGAAAAGCTTGTTAACGATTGCGATGCCAAAAGGGAGAATCTTTGAGGAAGCGGCGGAGCTTTTGCAGAAGGCAGGTTATGTTTTACCAGAAGAACTAAATGAGTCAAGAAAGCTTATCCTTGATGTTCCAAACGAACATCTTCGCTTTATTTTAGCAAAACCGATGGATGTTACCACATATGTCGAGCATGGGGTAGCTGATGTTGGAATAGCCGGAAAAGATGTCATGATGGAAGAAGAGCGAGATGTTTATGAAGTTCTCGACTTAAACATTAGTAAATGTCATTTAGCGGTGGCAGGATTGCCGGAAACAAAGCTCAATGATATAGCGCCAAAGGTGGCGACTAAGTATCCGAATGTTGCATCCAAATATTTTCGTGAGCAAGGAGAACAAGTGGAAATCATTAAATTAAACGGATCCATTGAACTAGCTCCGTTAATTGGATTAGCTGATCGGATTGTTGACATCGTTTCGACCGGGAGAACTCTCCGTGAGAACGGTCTTGTAGAGCTTGAACATATCGCAGACATTACATCGCGTCTCATTGTCAACCCTGTTAGCTACCGCATGAAGGATGAAACGATTGATACACTTGTTGAGCGTCTGGCGAAAGTTGTTGAAGAGGAACAGGAGTGA
- a CDS encoding amino-acid N-acetyltransferase (product_source=KO:K00619; cath_funfam=3.40.630.30; cog=COG1246; ko=KO:K00619; pfam=PF00583; superfamily=55729), whose translation MNIRKAVMSDCETIYQLIKHYALEGKLLSRTYTSIYENLQNFYVADDGGKVTGIASLHILDKDLAEIRSLAVDPEYKGKGIGKELVKKIITETNRLQIENLIALTYQIEFFSKLGFHIVDKQSLPQKMWKDCINCPKLPSCDETAMLKKVWQQELIKK comes from the coding sequence ATGAACATTCGAAAAGCGGTTATGAGTGATTGCGAGACCATTTATCAATTAATTAAACATTATGCTCTAGAAGGTAAACTATTAAGCAGAACATATACATCAATTTATGAAAATCTACAAAACTTTTATGTTGCAGATGATGGCGGAAAAGTTACAGGCATTGCCAGTCTTCATATATTGGACAAAGATTTAGCGGAAATTCGTTCACTTGCTGTTGACCCAGAATATAAGGGGAAGGGCATCGGAAAAGAGCTTGTCAAAAAAATAATAACGGAAACGAATAGACTGCAAATAGAAAACTTAATCGCCTTAACGTATCAAATCGAATTTTTTTCTAAACTTGGATTTCATATTGTTGATAAACAGTCACTGCCGCAAAAAATGTGGAAAGATTGCATCAATTGTCCAAAATTGCCGTCATGTGATGAAACAGCGATGTTAAAAAAGGTTTGGCAGCAGGAATTAATAAAAAAATAG
- a CDS encoding cyclase (product_source=KO:K02500; cath_funfam=3.20.20.70; cog=COG0107; ko=KO:K02500; pfam=PF00977; superfamily=51366; tigrfam=TIGR00735) — protein sequence MITKRIIPCLDVKDGRVVKGIQFVELRDAGDPVELAKFYDEEGADELVFLDISASHEGRKTMVEVVAQVAAKLAIPFTVGGGINTLEDMKKILRAGADKVSINTSAVQNPGLITEGAQFFGSQCIVVAIDAKYDKMTGKYFVYTHGGRKRTDWEIVDWAKEAVKRGAGEILLTSMDADGGKNGFDVKLTRMVSEAVTVPVIASGGAGEAQHFYEAFQEGLADAALAASIFHYKETSVKEVKRYLRRQGVNIR from the coding sequence ATGATTACAAAACGAATTATCCCTTGTTTAGATGTGAAAGATGGACGGGTTGTCAAAGGTATACAATTTGTTGAGCTAAGGGATGCAGGTGATCCGGTCGAGCTTGCAAAATTTTATGATGAGGAGGGCGCCGATGAGCTCGTCTTTTTAGATATCTCTGCTTCCCATGAAGGACGAAAAACAATGGTCGAGGTTGTTGCCCAGGTTGCAGCAAAACTAGCGATTCCATTTACAGTAGGTGGTGGTATTAACACGTTAGAGGATATGAAAAAAATTCTCCGTGCAGGGGCGGATAAAGTATCGATTAACACATCTGCTGTCCAAAATCCAGGCTTGATTACGGAAGGGGCCCAATTTTTTGGGTCGCAGTGTATTGTCGTAGCGATTGATGCGAAATATGACAAAATGACAGGAAAATATTTTGTTTACACACACGGTGGTCGGAAACGAACAGATTGGGAAATTGTCGATTGGGCAAAAGAGGCAGTGAAACGTGGTGCAGGGGAAATTCTTTTAACAAGTATGGACGCAGACGGAGGAAAAAACGGATTTGATGTGAAATTAACGAGAATGGTGAGTGAAGCTGTAACTGTACCTGTGATCGCATCTGGTGGAGCAGGTGAGGCACAGCATTTTTATGAAGCCTTTCAAGAGGGGCTGGCAGATGCAGCTTTAGCCGCTTCTATTTTTCATTATAAAGAAACGTCTGTTAAAGAAGTAAAAAGGTATTTACGACGCCAAGGAGTGAACATTCGATGA
- a CDS encoding tetratricopeptide (TPR) repeat protein (product_source=COG0457; cath_funfam=1.25.40.10; cog=COG0457; pfam=PF13181; smart=SM00028; superfamily=47954,48452) — translation MRNQKNNRTSHHKVVPFLQDSRYFYRRGLKAYRERNLSLAARMLHRAVELDPRNDEALCQLSMIYTELGEYQKSNELLIYIIEEMNDGMTECYYFMANNYAHLGLFHEAYKYAQKYAMEDPNGEFSEENADLLEMLEMEGEQDSFSDQEDLIVRQESARQCLVKGQLDQAIHELNELIHHYPDFWSAYNNLALAHFYLGEVETAKKYLAFVLEKNEGNLHALCNLLVFYFYEQKDEEVKKLVEKLSSIYPMLMEHRYKLGATLALVEHYDHAFKWLYSLYKKGFHGDDTFYYWLSYAAYFTGRRDFATKCWKRVIQENPEKKGSEPWKDDHKITEDLIEKQLYATYVETKGKRAHEFYRQLLHHSNVKKAIEAILSHRRNHHKLLLFAFQVADYLFEKNGHEQLIKTWFHIFILSAKTNLKLQNEKAWAAAVNVWFNKQHKIKETQAYIAQKYQISPTTLAKYVKKIKELKINLNEEHG, via the coding sequence GTGCGAAATCAAAAAAATAATCGAACCTCTCACCATAAGGTTGTCCCATTTTTGCAGGATAGCCGTTATTTTTATCGTAGAGGCTTAAAAGCTTATCGAGAGCGCAACTTAAGCTTGGCAGCACGAATGCTTCATCGAGCTGTTGAATTAGATCCACGAAACGATGAAGCCCTTTGCCAATTATCGATGATTTATACAGAGCTAGGTGAATATCAAAAATCGAATGAGCTATTAATCTATATTATCGAAGAAATGAATGATGGCATGACGGAATGCTATTATTTTATGGCAAACAATTATGCCCATTTAGGTTTGTTTCACGAAGCATATAAATATGCACAAAAGTACGCAATGGAAGATCCGAACGGCGAGTTTTCAGAAGAAAATGCGGACCTTCTCGAAATGCTTGAGATGGAGGGAGAGCAAGACTCTTTTTCAGATCAGGAAGATCTTATTGTGCGTCAGGAGTCAGCTCGTCAATGTTTAGTAAAAGGTCAATTAGATCAAGCGATTCACGAATTAAATGAACTGATCCATCATTATCCGGACTTTTGGTCAGCCTATAATAATTTAGCATTAGCACACTTTTATTTAGGGGAAGTTGAGACAGCTAAAAAATATTTAGCATTCGTATTAGAGAAAAACGAAGGTAATTTGCATGCATTATGCAACTTGCTTGTTTTTTATTTTTATGAACAGAAAGATGAAGAAGTGAAAAAGCTTGTGGAAAAGCTTTCTTCCATTTATCCAATGCTAATGGAGCATCGCTATAAATTAGGTGCAACGTTGGCGCTTGTCGAGCATTATGATCACGCCTTTAAATGGCTTTATTCATTATATAAAAAAGGATTTCATGGGGACGATACGTTTTATTATTGGTTATCGTACGCTGCTTATTTTACAGGCCGCCGTGATTTTGCTACTAAATGCTGGAAACGAGTTATTCAGGAAAACCCCGAAAAAAAAGGTAGCGAACCTTGGAAGGATGATCATAAAATCACGGAAGATCTGATAGAAAAGCAATTGTATGCTACTTATGTAGAAACGAAAGGGAAGCGTGCTCATGAATTTTATCGGCAATTGCTACATCATTCCAATGTAAAGAAAGCGATTGAAGCCATATTATCCCATAGACGCAATCATCATAAGCTGTTGTTATTTGCTTTTCAAGTTGCTGATTATCTTTTTGAAAAGAATGGTCATGAACAGTTGATAAAGACTTGGTTTCATATTTTTATTTTATCCGCGAAAACAAATTTAAAGCTGCAAAATGAAAAAGCATGGGCAGCAGCCGTAAATGTTTGGTTTAACAAACAGCATAAGATAAAGGAGACGCAAGCATACATTGCCCAAAAATATCAAATTTCACCAACAACGTTAGCTAAATATGTAAAAAAAATAAAAGAGCTCAAGATAAACTTAAATGAAGAACATGGATAA